The genomic DNA TCCTCTGATCTCACCACTTAATACTAACAATTACGTCAGGACATCTCACCCATGAAGGTGGTCAACCGCGAAGTGCGCGAAAAGTCCTTTTCGGGATTCCTGGTGGGTCTCTGCGCCGTCATCGGCGGTACGCTTACCGTTGCCGCGGCCATTGACCGCGCGTTGTACGAGGGCGTAAATCGCATCAAGAAGAGCCACGCGCAGTAAGTGTAAGTAAGTAGCGGTCATGCAGACCAAATCATCCCAAAGGAAAAAAACAAACGGGAATGTGGATATGGTTCGGTTCTTGTGGTGTTGGTGCATTTTGTAGTCAGGAGTTTGGGCGTCGCATAAAGGTCACGCGACCGGATCTGTGTCGGCGCAGAGTGGTGATGAAGGCGGGTTCGGCATGTATGTTTATAGATGGAATATTGAATACCGGATTATGTGTACATGATTTTGAGTGCTGAGGGTCTCCTGGCTTGATTGAAATGTGTGTCATGTGATTGTCTTGACTGGGCCCGGATGTATCCACCGTGCTGAGAGCGAGCTGATGACGTGTCTTGAGAGATTTAAATTTTTTAATGCAATTGTAATGAGTACGTTGAGAGTTGGACTCATCGTTATGTCGCATACGATGATCCGCAACGATCATAGTGTAAGCGAGCTGAGATGTGTATGAAATGGCAGTAAAGTTTACATGTGTATTACACAAAGCTTGGTATTGTGTAGAAAATTTGTAGGGTGCGTACCCACATATACAGAATGTACGTCAATACCTTACTAAACAATACGAAATAAGTGAAGTCAAGGGACAATACCGACGTGTAATCATGTACGTCGACTGACCAATAAGAATTGCTACCTATGCGGAAGTCGCGCGTCTTGGCATTTGGCGCACGGACTCCTCTTCAATATAGTCTGGCACGTTTCTCTATTCTTGCTTCAAGTCACTTGTACTCCTCTCTCACAACACAAATACCAACTCTACTCCAAAACACACCAAAACCAACGCTCGAACACACACAAACACACACAACCCAAAGTTCAACTCCTCCAAAATGAACACCCAACATCAACCACGCGCAAGGGGACGTGGCCGCGGACGCGGTCGCGGTAACTTCCAGCAAACAAGCAACGACGGTGACCAAATGATGGTCGACAGTGAGCAGTCTCGCGGGTACCGCGGCAGAGGCCGTGGGCGAGGGCCCCGAGGCGGCCGAAACCACTTCCAGAGCGATGACCGCTCCAAAGATGAGCCCATGGACAAAGAGAAGCTCAAGTCAAATCCCTCTTACCCGCTCATGGAAGGCTTCCTCACCCGCCGCTATGATGCGCCAAACAAGCTCCTCAACCTCTCCACCATCGCCAGCGACCAAGAAATCCTGGAAGCAGGAATGTTCGCGACAGAAGGTGCCCAGAAGAAGTTCTTCCCGGCCCTGATGATCATCTGCGACGCCATCCTCGAGACGCAAGAAGCCAAAGAGCAAGCCATCCACAGCGTCACTCTTGCAGGCAACAACCTCGAAAACACACACGCAGTCTACCAACTCTGTAACCACTTCCGCCACATCCAAAACCTCGACCTCAGCAATAACGCTTTCGCAACGCTGGACGCACTCAAGCCATGGAAGGGCCGCTTCAGAAACGTCGAGCACCTCATCGCCGACCCCTTCCCCAGTATGGACTGGGAAGATGAGATCACCTCATGGTTCCCCAAGCTGAAAATTCTCAACGGCACCCAAGTCCGACCTAGCGCATCGGCAACCGACAAGCACACTACAAACGCACAGCAAATACCCCCACCATCCGTCACTCCCACACCACCACTACCAGCCCCTGAATTTGCCGACCCAGAGCAGCAGGCCAAAGAGGAGATGATTGCCTATGTGCAGCGCGAAACCAACCTGACACGTGACTACGCCATTCAGTGTCTCGAAGCCGGTCAGTGGAACCTCGAACAAGCCGGCGCTCTCTTCACACAAAGCCGCGACTCTCTACCAGCCGAAGCATTTAATTAGGAGTTGTCTGGTCGCGCCCCAGAGATGGATATCTGCATGGACCCTGACATGGACTTTGAATATTATCGGTGGAAATCAACGACACGACGACATTACGCCACTCACACCATCACAACAATCCTCTTTCTTTGCACATCAAGCGAACACCATATTTTCACCACCAACAAAACTAAGCGCACGCACGACACACGAGCGCACTCGACAAAGCATCTTACAGATCCGCATCCTCCTGTCTCTCACCAGACAAGAGTGAAAGCAAGGACTGTATTCCGTATCCACATTTTTCTTATTCTTATTCTTTCGACAATACCGCCAGGCCAGGCAGAGTTTTTGGAGTTGGTTGGTTTTATTGCGGCTTTTGGATATTTTCCCGGCCTGGGTTTTTGGGATTCCTTTCTTTGTATACACGGATACACGTCACACGCCACATGGTGTAGGAGCGGGAAGATGGATGGGGTGGATGGAGGGATGTACAGCATGCATGGAACGCAATCACAATGAGGTTAGGGGAGTGAAATCACCCGGTCTACCAAATCAAATCAACTCACAAACttcacacacacacacacacacacacacacacacacacacttACTTGCATGATGTACGCGATGTTTTTAACTGCCTTGAGGAATATGTTGCTGACGACTAGATGCATATAGCCACAGACAGATAGCAGTGAAGGTGGTAGACGTGGCGGTAGATAAATATACAGGTACGTACTCCAGGGCCGGGTTGATAGCGACGTGTATTTTTTTGAGCACACATCAGATGATGGTCGTAAATATGGATTTATCTGGTTAACCTAAACACCCGGGTGTGATGagatacttgacatactagtggaagaagggcgctgtagtcgccagacgAGCGCTTACCCGCACTTGTTCGAGTCTTTGAAGTACTGTTGGTTTGGGGATGATGGTATGGTTTGACTTTATACGATACATATGATATATGGTAAAGTTGAGATACTATGGTGTTTTGTGCGGGCGGGTTATGGGGTTTGTGTTCGCAATGTTGAGTTGTAGATATTGGAAAGTACGACTAGGGGTGCGTGTGTTCCCATCCGCAATGATATCGAATGAGCATGTAGGCTATTCTTCTGTATTTTATTATCTATGGGACTGTGTTGATGTAGGGGGCGATGAGATTTGTCAGTGGTGAGGTGAACCCACGTGATTACCTGGTCCCTGCGGCTAGCGCCTTGGCATTCGTATATAGTCTCTCACTCCCATAGTCCCAATACTACAagattctccccaaccttgacgcttgacaggttatgagccctCACCCGCTCCCGTAGTCGCTGTTGTTAAAGCCTTGTTATGAGGATAATTGCAGCGACTAGCGCACGCTAATCTCCTCATCTATCTTAAATTTAAACCTTACCTTCGAGAACTTCCGCACAGGGCGCGACAGTCCCTATCGTTAACACGTCACCACTGCGACAGCACCTCGCGCACGGCCCTACGTTACTCCGTCAGCCAGATCGCCCGATTAAATCACGACGCGCGACTCGCCTTCTATCGACTGCAGTGATCCCGACACCACCTCACACAGCGAATGTCCTCTGAGCACAAGTACCAAGTAAAGACTGCTTACGACCTCCGCCCTTACACTAGGTTAAGCAAGTCGCACTGGCTCTGCGGCTCAGCCTACTACTCTCCGCTGCGATCCCGACAGAACCTCGCGTGGACCTTCGTCAACACAGCTTACCGACGTGATCCCATTACGAACTCACGCGCCCTGTAGCGACAGAACCAAAGCCAGAGCTACCGAGCAAGAACCAGAGCCACCGAGCCAGAGCCACCGAGCCAGAGCCACCGAGCCAGAGCCACCGAGCCAGAACCAAAGCTAGAACCAGAGCCCCTACTAGGCACGTCCTTCACAGTCACCAAAAGCCAAGCAGGCCCAATACGAAGAGGCCCCCAGCTGTCTCACGATCACCTCCGCCTCGTCAGGCACATTCCACTGCTCATCTCCTACCTCCGCTGCGATCCCGACAGAACCTCGCGCGGCCTTAAATTAGGTTAAGCAAGTCGCACTAGCTTTGCGGCTCAGCCTATTCCCTACGAGCGACACTACCGGTTAACCGACAGGCCCGACCACTGCTTATCTCCTCTCTGCTGCGATCCCGATAGAGCCTCGCACGCCCTTACACTAGGTTAAGCAAGTCGCACTGGCTCTGCGGCTCAGCCTATTCTCTACAAGCCGCTACAACTTTCAGCACTTAGCAGCTTATACGTCCCCTACCCGACAAACAATCGCTGCGCCGCCTTCTCGTAGAGAGGCATTGAAGAGCGCTAGCCTTCCGTCTCCCCTAGGATTTCCGCCAGAAACAATAGCGCCTACACACGTGTGCCCGCTTGGCTACGACACCGGTTACCTTCTCCTttgccttctccttcaccACTTTGTATTGCATGAGTATACGTCCTTGAGAATCCAAGCACTTCAGCCTCATGCGGGGGGTGTGTCAGTGGTGAGGTGAACCCACGTGATTACCTGGTCCCTGCGGCTAGCGCCTTGGCATTCGTATATAGTCTCTCACTCCCATAGTCCCAATACTACAagattctccccaaccttgacgcttgacaaGATTTTGGTTGTAGTGATGAGGTAAGGTAAGGTAAGCTTGAAAAAGCTCGGTAGAGCTCTGGTCAAAATCAGGTAAACAATGGTTCTTTAGTTTGGGACGCCAAAGATGGGTACCATGGTACCGTAGAGGAGGGAGCAGATTCCTGCGTACATTGTAGTGATCAGCAGGTTCACAGTAAGAAAAGAGGCAGAGGTATAGTTTTCTAACCACTTGAATTGATTTTGCCTCTCAGTACGAAACTAACGAGAGATGACATTAAGTGCCATTACCCTGCTACAAATGCCCATATTCCGTTCTGTCATCTAATCCACCGCGCTTCTCTGATAACCTCGGTGCCATCTCTCAAATACCCGGGGGCTCCCTGAAAATCACACATCCGGTAATTCTGCCCGCGGCGGCCGGGAAGGGAAAGGGGCAGTTTCCACAAGATCCCCAGTAGATTTCGCCTTCGAGGGTTGGATCGACTGAAAATTCGCAGCCGAATCGGGAAGTGCAGAGACTTTGGTAAAGCTTTTGTCCCTCCTCCAGGGAACGGTGGAGCGTAAGGTCTCGGGCGCACTGCAGGATGGCGTTCGGGATGGTTTGTCTGGCTTGCAGTGCGTTCTCTGCTGCTGGGGCACATGAGCCTGGGGCGACCAGGGCCATGGCCATGGTGGCGATGGTAGAAAGTCTCACTGATGTATCTGTTAGCTACCTGGATAGAGGAGAGAGCGCATAGCAATCTTACTGGCGATTCTCTGGTGCTTGCGAGGAAGGTGAGTGGGCAGAGCCGTAGTGGCTGGGATGGCAGTCGGAGGATGGTTTGAAGGGTGTTTGTGTTGTGAAGCTGTGCTTGTGAGTGGTGAGGAAGGAATTGAACGGCAGACACACTGCCTCTTAAATACTACCTTTGGGCCCCCATTGTCCTGAAAATATATCTTGCAACTGTCTGGAGAAGTATTCGGCTCAATTTCCTCACGTAACTCTTCACAAAGCCGCCAAGATTTATCCGCCAGTCGGATGAGTAGCAATCACCCTCTCCAGGCACAAAGGCTAGTCACAAAATCTACACAAAGTCCAGCGACAATTTCTAATGCTATGATCGTCAGCGTTGAAACTTTTCGTGGGTTCTCCAGGTACAAGATGAGCTAGGGCTTATAGATAATGGTCTTGGTAGCGCGCGTGCACGTATTCGAGACCGTGCAGGGTCCGTTGGGCTGGTATCCTAAACAACATATGGCTAGATGGCAAGAATTGGCGATGAGAACAACAGAAAGGGGTTCAAGCTACAATTAGAGGACCCTTATGGTGACCTGCTGTTTTTGAGAAATTGGGGCAACTATCCCATAGAACGTGCTATAAAAATTAGTAGGCGGGTTTAAAGAATTCAACTTGGTGTCAAACCTTACTGTGACTAGTATAGCACATGCATCATGGGTATGTGTGGCGAGCCGCCTTTGCCGTATTGCCGTCTTTACCGTCTCGAATTGCGTATGTAGGTGCTCAAGCTTACCTAGGTAGCATCGGTGCTTACCGGCACAACCCTTTTCTCCGCACGGTCCTCTAAGTATAAGCACTAGACATAGTATTTTGCGAATCTAGTGCGGTGTATCGGTATCCTACTAGTCATGTGATCGGGAGGGTAGCAAGTAAGCCGGAAGTCATGATGTCGTGTTAGTCTGGGGCTCTTCAATCCAGCAGAGTAATGACTTTGTGAATGGTGTACAGTTCCCTGCAAGTGAAGAAAGTAGGCAATTTCCTGAAATCTTACACGAGTTAGTCTGGCTTGGCTTACGTCTATCTTCTTTCTGGATCAGGATCTGCATGGGTTGGGTCATGTCACGTGACGTTGCTTGTTTTCGGACGCGGACTAGGGTTGTGGGGTTCTGATTTGCTCTCTCCGCGATACCTACCTGCTATAGTTGCTGTAAATTTGAATAAAGGTGATTGACAGTGGGTTTGTAATTATCGAAGTTGGGTATCGGACTGCAATTTGAGATGTATACAGGATCATTTGTCTTTGAGTACAGTGAGTCCTGCACTGTACTAAATTAACAACTCGTACTATACTACATAATTCAGTTCAGATTCAGAATAACGCAACTGAGAGACGCTCGGACATCAAAAACATCTGGGCACGCAGATAACGACACACTTGACGAGATTACTATCAGTTGTTCCATCAATCACATCTCTGTGAGAAAAATGTGCTATACACTATTGAAAGATGCTTGGCACACTTTGTGAAGTCAGACGTAGACAGCCCATGCATATTAGCACCGTAGATTTCACCATTATAATCCCGAAACTTTACGTTACTGCCCGAAATCTTAAATATGCCTAGTATCTAAGTAGCCATAGATCTACGTTGGCACCAAGAACATCTCGTGCACTTCGTATTCAGGATGCAGGAAAAAGCTTGGAGATGAAGTGATGCAGTGTCTCGGCAATCATTGCCGAGCAAGACAGAGAAAGTGAGGAGGTATCTCAACTGTAAAAATTATAAGAGTCGGCCACGATCGTTGTATCCCCTACACAGCTCAGCCACATCTTCTTGAGCTATCAAATCCCGCACCTTCCCACTCTTCTCTTGTTCTTCAGAACATCATTCATTCAGCCCAAAAATGTCTTTCAAAGCCATCCGCTCCATCATACTCCTCCTCGCCACCACTTCCATGGTGGCAGCCGCCCCCGCCGGTACCTCCGAACTAGACCCCGTAGCCGTTGCTCTCGGCGTCACACCCGACGATATCACGAGCCTTAAAGAAATGAAGGATATCAGCAACTTTGACCCCACGCCCTGGACACATCCTGCTGGATTGTCACTGTCTCCTTCCAACCCCGCCGAATGGCCCGCAGACGTCAAAGCACAGTTCATGGTAGACATGAAAGCTGCGTTTGTTGAGGTTCCCAACACGCCATCCAAGCCAGCACTTTCCAAGCGATTGACAGGTGCCCAAAGCCCAGCCGCTCGAGCTGAAGCCGCTGCTCTCGTTGCAAACGCACGTGTAATGCGGGATGTCAACAATGAACATCGCCGCAGACTATTGACTTGCAACAACCTGTCAAAGGGACGATGCAATGTCTGTGCGGCCCTCTGCTCGGGCAGGTGGGTGTTTAAAGTGGCGGGATGTTCAGCTGTAGCGTTGGCGGCGGAGGCGGCGTCGGGAGGTGCACTTACTCCGGCTGTTGGGACTGCGTTAGTTGCATGCGCAGGCGATATGTCGGTGACGTATGGTCAATGCATTTTGGATTGCATTGAGCAGGCAGGGCCACGATAAAGAGATGGAAGCAGATTGGGAAGAAGAGAGTCGTTGTCAGGAAGGAAGAATGAGCTGAAAAGCTATCCCGGGGAGGTGGGAACCCAATTCAACATGCGCCTGGATTAGAATCAAGGGTATGGTACCGAACAAGATGTATATTGGTTAGCACACAAGGAGGATAGCCGTATGTTCTAGCAGAATAGTTAATACATTAATTTATTGACGAAGATATTTATTACTGCAGCGTGAACCAAACTAGAAACTGTATTTCCTGTAAGAGATAGAACAGCACGTTGATGCTTCGTTATTGAGCTTAGCACAAATCAGATGTTCCAAATTAGTACATCAGCACAACAATAAGCAGCTACCCAATACAAATGATGTCGGCAGAAAAGAATTAAAGATGCGGATTGATGTCCATGTGTGAGCCAACGGCGTTTGTAAGAATAAACTTGAAGAAATAAATAGACTGGTAATGAGTACGTTGAGAGCTGGAGTCATCGTTATGCCGCATACGATGATCCAATAGATCATGTATGATGTCGATGTTACCAAGAAGCAAAGTTGACGTCATTACCACTGAAGCCACCGGTCTGAGTTCGATCGTACCAAAAAATCCATGTTTCCGGTATTGTACGAAGAAGTTTTTCAAACTACAAAATTAAAGTTGACCAAAAAAAATAAGCTTCCGCCAGCTAAAAGGGTTCTACAAACAAACACGTCGACAAAAGGCACTTGAATAGCTAATTAGCACCATAATCTCTGTACAGGCGACAGACGTGGAGATGCAAGGAACACATAATCAAAATCACGGTCGCTGTGACCACAATTCCCCTTCTCGCCACTATCCCAAACCACCCCTTTCGAACATACGCCCATATGCTCTACTCTAAATCCATCTCTACACCTAAAGCCATAAAAATCATCCATCATTGCTAAGAACATGGAAATATCTTCTCACGAATTACTTTCCTTACCACAATTCCGGACCCAAGACCTCGAGACGAAAACAGAAGAGGCCAGACTTACCATTTAACCAAGTAGCAAATTTTAGTTGAGTCGCCGAGGTTTGGAATAAAACACCAGATACTTAATGACGCAACGAGGTCGTTGAGGACTTTGATAAATGACTAGAGGAGTTGTGGATGGATTATGAAGCAACGTGTACACTAGATACATCAGAAACGACAAATCCTATCATAACTTCCATGTATGAGAAACACCCACACAACATGCGCAAGATTTCTAAGAAGATAAAAAAAACAATCATCATACACAATCATCATATTTTATGCCATAAACAAGAACACAAGCCCATGTTCATCCAAGTCCTCATAACCCTCCTTCATCCTTGTAAAACAAAACCGAAAAAAAAATCGCTAAGACAGCAGCAaaaaacaacaacaacaacaactaGTGATTCTTCCTCCTCACATTCGCCAACGCACTATTAACCGCAGCCGTAACATCCACATGGAACAACGGCCGATTAAGCCCTTGCACCACAGCAATCCGTCCGACCCTATTATCGCGCTCGGTAGCCCCATACGCACGACTAGTCTCGAGCTGTTTATTAATGCTGTCGTTTTCCGTGCTCATACTACCCGCATCATCTTTGATGCCCCTCGCGGCCTCGATATCGTGACTGCGCACCTGGCTCAGCGTGCGTTTCGCCATGAGGTTCTCCCGCGCTTC from Pyrenophora tritici-repentis strain M4 chromosome 8, whole genome shotgun sequence includes the following:
- a CDS encoding TAP-C multi-domain protein, which codes for MVDSEQSRGYRGRGRGRGPRGGRNHFQSDDRSKDEPMDKEKLKSNPSYPLMEGFLTRRYDAPNKLLNLSTIASDQEILEAGMFATEGAQKKFFPALMIICDAILETQEAKEQAIHSVTLAGNNLENTHAVYQLCNHFRHIQNLDLSNNAFATLDALKPWKGRFRNVEHLIADPFPSMDWEDEITSWFPKLKILNGTQVRPSASATDKHTTNAQQIPPPSVTPTPPLPAPEFADPEQQAKEEMIAYVQRETNLTRDYAIQCLEAGQWNLEQAGALFTQSRDSLPAEAFN